The following coding sequences lie in one Eriocheir sinensis breed Jianghai 21 chromosome 19, ASM2467909v1, whole genome shotgun sequence genomic window:
- the LOC127000768 gene encoding pyrethroid hydrolase Ces2a-like isoform X1 encodes MLRLLLLGAVAAAATLEGAGEGGVQVTLSGGVFKGETLEAGGERKVFSFRGIPFAKPPVGALRFKDPVPSEPWEGVKESFTPPQCPQFDFMGLRGGGEMKVVGEEDCLYLHVYTPKLCGGELLPVMVFLHGGGFLIGDPDMGGGSPLPLLTKDVVLVTTQYRLGTLGFLYTGDDVIPGNMGLKDQTLALRWVQENIRSFGGDPKRVTIYGQSAGGASVHFQMLTPKAEGLFHRAIMQSGNALSPWAVRMDDPKRVAAGVGRQVECAGVEVDGRLDSVALLNCLQNVPASDLVMTSVQGETWNNFPLHMVPRVDGDYLPDHPANLVREGRYNKVDVISGVCRDEGANFGLLALTTPVGEQLLSELPRLAAFSVGTDQDEEPFFLARRIFFHYLGAGNLTMTESNVDRWIEMIGDTYFALSHDLASQFHARDAAFGHGVYMYQMDHLGLKSIVRKIMTNMTLDMKWVGHGEDLPYLSDNVFGGLPLERTDDKFLSEVMLRLWTTFAATGNPTPDLSLGFRWAPVTPTNLHYLSLTPTAMMRPDPRTENRAFYTDLPTRVNKMLFPEKFAAPSVAPRGGADAPDCHA; translated from the exons ATGCTGAGGCTGCTCCTGCTgggggcggtggcggcggcggcaacgctggagggggcgggggagggcggcGTGCAGGTGACCCTCAGCGGCGGGGTCTTCAAGGGGGAGACGCTGGAGGCGGGCGGCGAGCGGAAAGTGTTCTCCTTCAGAGGGATTCCGTTCGCCAAGCCTCCCGTCGGCGCCCTCAGGTTCAAG GACCCGGTGCCTTCAGAGCCGTGGGAGGGCGTCAAGGAGAGCTTCACGCCGCCCCAGTGTCCTCAGTTCGACTTTATGGGCTTAAGGGGGGGCGGGGAGATGAAGGTGGTGGGCGAGGAGGACTGCCTCTACCTGCACGTCTACACTCCAAAG CTGTGTGGAGGCGAGCTGCTTCCCGTGATGGTTTTCCTTCACGGCGGCGGCTTCTTAATAGGGGACCCTGACATGGGTGGAGGCTCCCCGCTGCCGCTGCTGACGAAGGACGTGGTGTTAGTGACGACGCAGTACCGTTTAGGGACGCTAG GCTTCCTCTACACCGGGGACGATGTGATTCCCGGCAACATGGGGCTCAAGGATCAGACACTGGCGCTCCGCTGGGTGCAGGAGAACATCAGGAGCTTCGGCGGCGACCCAAAGCGTGTGACGATCTACGGCCAGAGTGCCGGGGGCGCCTCCGTCCACTTCCAGATGCTGACGCCCAAAGCTGAAG GACTCTTCCACCGCGCCATCATGCAGTCGGGCAACGCACTGAGTCCCTGGGCAGTCCGGATGGATGACCCCAAGCGCGTGGCAGCAGGTGTGGGCCGCCAGGTGGAGTGTGCAGGTGTGGAGGTGGACGGTCGGCTGGACAGCGTGGCGCTCCTCAACTGTCTCCAGAACGTCCCTGCAAGCGACCTCGTGATGACTAGTGTGCAGGGcgag ACGTGGAACAACTTCCCTCTCCACATGGTGCCGCGCGTGGACGGCGACTACCTGCCCGACCACCCCGCCAACCTGGTGCGGGAGGGGCGGTACAACAAGGTGGACGTCATCTCGGGGGTGTGCCGGGACGAGGGGGCTAACTTCGGGCTGT tGGCCCTAACAACGCCGGTGGGGGAGCAATTGTTGTCTGAGTTGCCGAGGCTCGCTGCCTTCTCGGTGGGCACGGACCAGGACGAGGAGCCCTTTTTCCTGGCGCGGAGGATCTTCTTCCACTACCTGGGCGCCGGGAACCTCACCATGACGGAGAGCAACGTTGACCGCTGGAttgag ATGATCGGGGACACCTACTTCGCTCTCTCTCACGACCTCGCCTCGCAGTTCCACGCCCGCGACGCCGCCTTCGGGCACGGCGTCTACATGTACCAGATGGACCACCTCGGCCTGAAGAGCATCGTGAGAAAGATAATGACGAACATGACGCTTGATATGAAGT GGGTGGGCCACGGGGAGGACCTTCCGTACCTGTCCGATAACGTGTTCGGCGGCCTTCCTCTCGAGCGAACCGACGACAAGTTCCTGAGCGAGGTGATGCTGAGGCTGTGGACGACCTTCGCGGCGACGGg gAACCCCACTCCAGACCTCTCCCTGGGCTTCCGTTGGGCGCCGGTGACCCCGACCAACCTTCACTACCTGAGCCTGACCCCGACTGCCATGATGAGGCCCGACCCGCGCACCGAG AATCGCGCCTTCTACACTGACCTGCCCACGAGGGTCAACAAGATGCTGTTCCCGGAGAAGTTTGCGGCCCCGAGTGTGGCGCCCAGGGGGGGAGCGGACGCCCCGGACTGCCACGCCTAG